Proteins from one Parvibaculum lavamentivorans DS-1 genomic window:
- a CDS encoding sensor histidine kinase, with product MTNTLYRLAAVAMAVFIFLVDLSPIAGAVAVLYVLVILTASRVQRVEEIVAAASLSIALTIAAYLLSHDLGTLGPATLRAGVSIGAIAIATLLTLQNLAATRALSSQARLLNLSHDMMFARDPSGLVTFWNHAAEATYGWAASEAVGRSADELLQTRYPENRDAIETCVIGSGRWEGTLEHRTRTGAWLVLESRWAAEYDSRGRMVRVLETHTDVTERNQAQDSLNLARAELAHATRVATLGELTASIAHEVNQPLMAVVTNGEAGLRWLRRDPPDLTEVEMAIGQVVAEGRRAGEIVKRVREFLRKAPSRPADIDVLSLVEDAAALVRHDLARAEVTLTLAIEPDIPKIRGDRVQFQQVLVNLMVNAAQAMADRTLPRRLAVDARRNGTAAVEVLVRDNGPGIAPEHLERLFEPFFTTKPDGMGMGLAICRTTAETYGATLSVESVLHEGTAFRFSIPVMQQEMKP from the coding sequence ATGACGAACACGCTCTACCGCCTTGCCGCCGTCGCGATGGCGGTTTTCATCTTTCTGGTCGACTTGTCACCTATCGCTGGCGCGGTTGCTGTTCTCTATGTTCTCGTTATCCTCACCGCATCTCGGGTGCAACGTGTCGAGGAAATCGTCGCCGCCGCCAGTCTCAGCATTGCACTGACCATCGCGGCTTATCTTCTGTCCCACGATCTCGGTACGCTGGGGCCCGCTACGCTGCGGGCCGGTGTCAGCATCGGCGCCATCGCCATCGCGACGCTGCTTACGCTTCAGAATCTCGCCGCCACCCGTGCGCTGTCGTCGCAGGCGCGCCTGCTCAACTTGTCGCACGACATGATGTTCGCGCGAGATCCGTCCGGTCTCGTCACGTTCTGGAACCACGCCGCGGAAGCCACTTATGGCTGGGCGGCCTCCGAGGCGGTCGGCCGCTCCGCCGATGAGTTGCTCCAGACGCGATATCCCGAAAACCGCGATGCCATCGAGACATGCGTGATCGGGAGCGGCCGGTGGGAGGGGACGCTTGAACACCGCACAAGAACCGGGGCATGGCTCGTCCTCGAAAGCCGGTGGGCAGCGGAGTACGACAGTCGCGGCCGCATGGTCCGCGTACTGGAGACCCACACCGACGTCACGGAGCGCAACCAGGCCCAGGATTCGCTTAATCTGGCGCGGGCCGAATTGGCCCATGCCACACGCGTGGCGACCCTTGGCGAGCTGACCGCGTCCATCGCACATGAGGTCAACCAGCCATTGATGGCGGTCGTCACCAACGGCGAAGCCGGCCTGCGGTGGCTGCGCCGCGATCCGCCCGATTTGACGGAAGTCGAAATGGCAATCGGGCAGGTGGTTGCCGAGGGCCGCCGCGCCGGTGAGATCGTCAAGCGGGTCCGGGAGTTTCTCAGGAAGGCCCCGTCGCGTCCCGCGGATATCGACGTCCTATCTCTCGTCGAGGACGCAGCCGCACTGGTCCGACATGATCTCGCCCGCGCAGAGGTTACCCTCACCTTGGCCATCGAGCCGGATATTCCGAAGATTCGAGGCGACCGGGTCCAGTTCCAGCAGGTGCTGGTCAATCTGATGGTGAACGCGGCTCAGGCGATGGCCGACCGGACGCTGCCCCGCCGTCTCGCGGTCGATGCGAGGCGGAACGGAACGGCGGCGGTCGAAGTCCTCGTCAGGGACAACGGTCCCGGTATCGCTCCGGAACATCTGGAGCGTCTGTTCGAACCCTTCTTCACAACAAAACCGGACGGCATGGGCATGGGGCTCGCGATCTGTCGCACCACGGCAGAAACATATGGCGCCACCCTCTCGGTCGAGAGCGTCTTGCACGAAGGCACGGCCTTCCGCTTCTCCATTCCCGTCATGCAGCAGGAGATGAAGCCATGA
- a CDS encoding DUF3047 domain-containing protein — protein sequence MAEKAGFRTLITLGRLTLRSLGRSFRPRGIGPAAGAPFERGMASLLADPVVAASVREARVLSLTPEGSWLAAGIEVAPGDEVTVLAAGGFWASRVLDLGFGARIGVWLRAGEAGAIAKTPSNASTVRMEEGGPLHIVAKPPGEWLDEQGRFDPAFPRGGVAGAIGVCVIVWKGPALSGLEAMSRAGDYEGLVARALESLRNPVPAPAGWRYLWRLGNGEIFREKKSGDTHSICCHTAGDVGILQFPADFPLTENTRLRWRWKADRLPCDLPEDIQPTHDYLSIAVEFENGQDLTYMWSSSLAEGTIFRCPLPYWDQVETHWVLRSNPAHLGRWLHEEQPLKADYMKAVGVPPQRIVKIWLIAVSVFQRHEGICEYADIELVDGDKVLKIL from the coding sequence ATGGCGGAAAAAGCCGGTTTCAGGACATTGATCACGCTGGGTCGCCTGACCCTTCGCTCGCTTGGCCGGTCCTTCAGGCCGCGCGGTATAGGTCCCGCCGCGGGTGCGCCTTTCGAGCGCGGCATGGCGTCTCTCCTGGCGGATCCGGTGGTTGCCGCCTCGGTCCGGGAGGCGCGCGTGCTCTCCCTCACGCCGGAAGGCAGCTGGCTTGCTGCCGGCATCGAGGTCGCGCCGGGCGATGAGGTGACGGTTCTCGCGGCAGGCGGCTTCTGGGCATCCCGTGTGCTTGATCTCGGCTTCGGCGCGCGCATCGGCGTCTGGCTCCGCGCGGGTGAGGCGGGTGCCATCGCGAAAACCCCGTCCAATGCCTCGACCGTCCGGATGGAGGAGGGCGGCCCTCTTCATATTGTTGCAAAGCCGCCAGGCGAATGGCTGGACGAGCAGGGGCGTTTCGACCCCGCCTTCCCCCGCGGCGGTGTGGCCGGCGCTATCGGCGTTTGCGTAATTGTCTGGAAAGGCCCCGCGCTTTCAGGTCTCGAGGCAATGTCGCGCGCAGGCGATTACGAAGGGCTAGTGGCGCGCGCTCTGGAAAGCCTGCGCAATCCGGTGCCGGCACCGGCCGGTTGGCGCTACCTCTGGCGTCTCGGCAATGGCGAAATCTTCCGCGAGAAAAAATCCGGCGATACGCACAGCATATGTTGCCACACGGCGGGGGATGTCGGCATTCTCCAGTTCCCGGCGGATTTTCCGTTGACGGAGAATACAAGGCTGCGCTGGCGCTGGAAGGCGGACAGGCTTCCTTGTGATCTGCCTGAGGATATTCAACCCACGCATGACTATCTGTCGATCGCCGTCGAGTTCGAGAACGGTCAGGACCTCACCTACATGTGGTCCTCCTCGCTTGCGGAAGGAACGATTTTTCGTTGCCCGCTGCCATATTGGGATCAGGTCGAGACGCATTGGGTGCTGCGGTCGAACCCAGCCCATCTCGGTCGCTGGCTTCACGAGGAGCAGCCGCTCAAGGCCGACTACATGAAAGCCGTCGGCGTGCCCCCGCAGCGCATCGTGAAGATCTGGCTGATTGCGGTCAGCGTTTTCCAGCGCCATGAGGGCATCTGCGAATATGCCGATATCGAACTGGTCGACGGCGACAAGGTGCTGAAAATTCTCTAG
- a CDS encoding HAD family hydrolase, with product MSPRPVLLFDLDGTLADTAADLCETMNVVLEMHGRGRVPEARVRHLVGGGARLLLDRGFRETGDPASEEELDRSFEEFIAYYGKHIADHTKLWPGVRDVLDRLEARGALMAVCTNKVEHLSRSLLEMLAIDHYFPVVIGGDTLAVKKPDPEHLFEAIRLLGGDRAHALMVGDSETDIDAAKNAGLPSICVSFGYTRIPVPELGADAVIDHFDQFDAALAKLMPAHFG from the coding sequence ATGTCACCACGCCCTGTCCTGCTTTTCGATCTCGACGGTACGCTCGCCGATACGGCGGCGGATCTCTGCGAGACAATGAATGTCGTCCTGGAGATGCATGGCCGGGGCCGCGTGCCGGAAGCACGGGTGCGGCATCTTGTGGGCGGCGGCGCACGGCTGCTGCTGGACCGGGGCTTCCGCGAGACGGGAGACCCTGCAAGCGAGGAAGAACTCGACCGGAGCTTCGAGGAATTCATCGCCTATTACGGCAAGCACATCGCCGACCACACGAAGCTCTGGCCGGGGGTACGCGATGTGCTCGACAGGCTGGAGGCGCGCGGCGCACTGATGGCCGTCTGCACCAACAAGGTGGAGCATCTGTCGCGGAGCCTTCTGGAGATGCTCGCCATCGACCATTATTTCCCGGTCGTGATCGGCGGCGATACGCTGGCGGTGAAGAAGCCGGACCCGGAACATCTGTTCGAGGCGATCCGGCTGCTCGGCGGCGACAGGGCGCATGCGCTGATGGTAGGCGACAGCGAGACGGATATCGACGCGGCGAAGAACGCCGGGCTGCCTTCGATCTGTGTCAGCTTCGGCTATACGCGCATACCCGTGCCCGAACTCGGCGCGGATGCGGTGATCGATCATTTCGATCAGTTCGATGCGGCGCTGGCGAAGCTGATGCCGGCGCATTTCGGCTAG
- a CDS encoding GNAT family N-acetyltransferase yields the protein MSASGFPAVPIENSAVRLEPLAEAHREALAAAAGAAEIWRYMPYDGAGDGFHRWFDWSLSLNEQQSETIWAVRNLADGAIVGSTRYLNIAAKDLRAEIGGTWYAPAVWGGRVNPACKLMLLGHGFEELGLNRIEFKTDARNLRSQAAIAKLGALREGIFRRHMVLPDGHIRDSVYFSIIREEWPGVKARLEERLASA from the coding sequence ATGAGCGCCAGCGGATTTCCGGCCGTACCGATCGAGAACAGTGCCGTGCGGCTCGAACCGCTGGCGGAAGCGCACCGAGAGGCGCTTGCCGCGGCGGCGGGCGCGGCCGAGATATGGCGCTATATGCCCTATGACGGCGCCGGCGACGGCTTCCACCGCTGGTTCGACTGGTCGCTCTCGCTTAACGAGCAACAAAGCGAGACCATATGGGCGGTGAGAAACCTGGCGGATGGGGCGATTGTCGGCTCGACCCGCTATCTCAACATTGCGGCGAAGGATCTGCGCGCCGAGATCGGCGGCACGTGGTACGCGCCTGCCGTCTGGGGCGGCCGCGTAAACCCCGCCTGCAAGCTGATGCTGCTCGGCCATGGCTTCGAAGAGCTGGGCCTCAACCGCATCGAATTCAAAACCGATGCGAGAAACCTGCGCTCGCAGGCGGCAATCGCGAAGCTCGGCGCGCTCCGGGAAGGTATTTTCCGCCGCCACATGGTGCTGCCAGACGGACATATCCGCGATTCGGTTTATTTCTCGATCATCCGGGAGGAATGGCCGGGCGTGAAGGCGCGTCTCGAGGAGAGGCTTGCCAGCGCATAA
- a CDS encoding response regulator transcription factor produces the protein MLKIPTVAIVDDDGGVRTSLTSLVRSLGYQVRAYTSAREFLDDKQSPEPDCMIADIQMPHMTGDRLQAVLSSSGRSFPIIFMTAFPSEAVRDRVMAAGARDYLEKPPDSDVIARRLADLLGPR, from the coding sequence ATGTTAAAAATTCCGACAGTCGCGATCGTCGACGACGACGGCGGCGTCCGCACATCCCTGACCAGCCTCGTCAGGTCGCTCGGCTACCAGGTCCGCGCTTATACCTCGGCGCGCGAGTTCCTCGACGACAAGCAATCGCCGGAGCCCGACTGCATGATAGCGGACATCCAGATGCCGCATATGACGGGCGATCGGTTGCAGGCTGTTCTGAGCTCCAGCGGCCGGTCCTTCCCGATCATCTTCATGACCGCCTTCCCAAGCGAAGCGGTACGGGATCGCGTTATGGCTGCCGGCGCCCGGGATTATCTCGAAAAACCCCCCGACAGCGACGTGATCGCCCGTCGGCTCGCCGATCTGTTGGGCCCCCGATAG
- a CDS encoding alpha/beta fold hydrolase, whose protein sequence is MTSYVTTRDGVDIFYKDWGPKDAQPIMFHHGWPLSSDDWDAQMLFFVQNGYRVVAHDRRGHGRSSQVSEGHDMDHYAADAFAVVEHLDLKNVVHIGHSTGGGEVARYVAKFGQPAGRVAKAVLVSAVPPLMVKTEANPGGTPIEVFDGFRAALVANRAQFYLDVASGPFYGFNREGVKASQGVIGNWWRQGMNGSAKAHYDGIKAFSETDQTEDLKAISVPVLVTHGDDDQIVPYKDASLLSVKLVQNGTLKIYPGFSHGMLTTQAETLNPDLLAFVKS, encoded by the coding sequence ATGACTAGCTACGTAACCACCAGGGATGGCGTCGATATTTTCTATAAGGACTGGGGGCCGAAGGATGCGCAGCCAATCATGTTTCATCATGGCTGGCCGCTCTCGTCCGACGACTGGGACGCACAGATGCTCTTTTTCGTCCAGAATGGCTATCGCGTGGTTGCTCATGATCGGCGCGGTCACGGGCGTTCGAGTCAGGTCTCCGAAGGCCACGATATGGACCACTACGCCGCCGATGCTTTCGCCGTCGTCGAGCACCTCGATCTGAAGAATGTCGTTCATATCGGACACTCGACCGGCGGCGGCGAAGTCGCCCGTTATGTGGCGAAGTTCGGCCAGCCGGCGGGCCGCGTTGCGAAGGCAGTGCTGGTCAGCGCCGTTCCGCCGCTAATGGTCAAGACGGAGGCCAATCCGGGTGGGACACCGATAGAGGTTTTCGACGGCTTTCGTGCTGCACTGGTGGCCAACCGGGCGCAGTTCTACCTCGACGTCGCGTCCGGTCCCTTCTACGGCTTTAATCGCGAAGGCGTGAAGGCATCGCAGGGTGTGATCGGCAATTGGTGGCGGCAAGGCATGAACGGCAGCGCCAAGGCGCACTATGACGGCATCAAGGCCTTCTCAGAGACCGACCAGACCGAAGATCTGAAAGCAATCTCGGTGCCGGTGCTCGTTACGCATGGTGACGACGATCAGATCGTTCCGTACAAGGACGCCAGCCTTCTCAGCGTCAAGCTGGTACAAAACGGAACGCTCAAGATTTACCCCGGCTTTTCGCATGGCATGCTGACCACGCAGGCCGAAACTCTTAATCCCGACCTGCTGGCTTTTGTGAAGAGCTAG